From the Rhea pennata isolate bPtePen1 chromosome 1, bPtePen1.pri, whole genome shotgun sequence genome, the window GGAAGCCAGGAAggttttccttctctcagcAGCATTTCAGACTAAGGTACAAACATGTCTTGATTCATCTCAatttttgcaaatgattttACTAGAAACATTGTATTACAACATGTTTTTTGGCTGCCAATGTTCTACGCTTCTGAGAAAGATAAAATAGCCAATAGCTCCTTAACGACAAAGTCAAAAGACACCgagaatgaaaattaattgCTCTTATTTCTATGATATTCGGATGCCTGATGATGCCTTTTTAAGCAGCTTCTGGGCATTGTGTTACGAGTAATTCAAGCAGTCCAGCTGCAGTAGTCAAACAGGACGTGTCCTCCGTCCCTTGAGGAACGCTCCAGCACCAGACTCAAAGCCGTACCCACTGCCTGTTCTCCTCAAGCCCGGCGGGTGAGCTCCCACTTGTCTAAGCTGCCGTAACATACGGCCATACTAAGGCAAGCTGCCCGCCTGGATGCGGCAGGCAGTGAGGTTGCTGAGCACACGGCGAACCTGGCTCTCTTTGCAAACACCTGTTAAAGGTTTTGCAGATATCCCCAAAGCCGAATCAGATGAACCAACTGAGCTGTGATGTTCTGTGGAAACTGAAAGGTCAGAGGGTGTAGCACAACCTCTGAGATAGCCTGCAAGATGACAAAGTTGGTCTTCTGTAAAGTGCATTTGTGCTTTGGCACGTCAGTCTCCCTATCTATTTACCATTACATCTTGGCGTGTCTATTTAATAGATGTCTTGctgtttcaattaaaaagaaaatgatagaaaacagatgaaatggAGTACACTGTCGCTAAAAGATTAGCAATTTATTAATCTCTACAATCTCTAAGAGTATTCTAGTTGTTTAATTCACCAGCTTTTCTTGTGTAAGAGTTAATAAAGAGAAGTCTGGCTGCATGGGCTGAATATGTTGCAACCAGCTATTTTAACAATACACAGTTTCACAACAAGGTTTCATTTAGAcataaaagaggaaataagtTAAGCATGTTGTGGTACAGTCAGTTATAAAACCCCTCATCTCTTAAGAGACTTTCTTTCTATACTTCTACTCTAAGGAGGATTAGAAATCAAACACATATCATCTTagaagtatatttaaaaatagcaataaaaacagaGCATTGCATTGTAGGACAGACTTACAGGAAGCTTTAAATCAGTTGGAAGACAGACTTTCTGTGCATGGTCAGTTGCTCTATCTTTGGAGGTAAGAACTTTATATATACCTTGTATTTTATAAACGTatgaaaattttgttcttgcttAACAGTGTGGGATGTGGGACCACAGCGTGCAGCTAATAAAAGGAAGATAATTTTCTAACTAACTTGAATGCAGTGTATGTTTCTAGAGATTCAGATTCTGTTCACATGCAGTTTCTACTACCTTAGGAAACGAAAAAACGTTTCAACAGCCCTGTCTTCAGAACCTTCAGAAGCTGCTATGCTTGGTCTGTGATAGGTCTCCagaatgttgaaaaaaaaattaactgttcCTCTGATCTTTTTAAACTTTGTCACAAAATCATGCTAAATAACATCTATTTTTGAATACTTTAAGGGGAGTCTTACTAGTCGTACTGCTTTTATCACTGCTATGGCATTTTTATTGACTTCTTTGATGTGCATGTTAGTGTGCTGTCCAAACCATGCCTTAGGTGGAATACTCTTTGcagattataaataaaaataaaaataggcaCCATTCATGGAAATGCAGGCAtcacatattaaaaaacagttcATACAAAAAAGTTGagttttttctgaataaaagatGATAGTAAGaagtagaaataaagaaatgttatCATTGTGTTTTCATGATTCACAGCAAGTTATTGGTGTACACTCATACCCATGCACAGCCCCCCACCagcttccccctcccttttctttttctcaactCCACAGCAGAAGTGACTTTAACATTTCAATGCTAGTGAGCGCACCATTTCCCTTACACCTTCTGGGAAACCCCTTCAGCCTTTTCTGTCGTTCTTGCATTACTATTTATTCTTCTCACTTCTAGAAAGTGTACTCTCTTCTGTAACAGCAcacatttttcccctttacttCAGCTATTTAGATACAGTTTATTTCAATCCAAATAGTTCAGTCATAACAACTGATAACTCAAAATATGCATAGAAATCCAGAAACATGAGAAGATTTCCACCCCAGAAAAACGCAAATGCTCAGTGCAGAAGTATCATGTAGTCGAGTCATCCTTACCAATATAGGGCCCAATACTTTTCTGCCTCATGTTTCATCTTGTTGCTTACAACCGGGCATATTAGGTGTAAAATACTATCAAATTAGAATGATGGTGCCATAAAAGAACTTTGTGTGGGTATAGATGATTAAGATAAGTGTGGAAATGACAAATTAAGTACAAATCTGATTGGAACACATGCTCTGCACATATCTTCAAGGGACTCAAACTTATAAAACAGAATATGATGGAAAATGATTTAAGAGCTAAGGGAGCTATATTTATTCAGATAcaatttttgttgtatttttatggAAGCTTGTCTGTAGAAACTCTACTTATTTAGAGATATAATCACATTCCCACACATGAACCACAgtcaaaataagatttttttttttaatgaaaatattctgctgCTCCCAGAGATCACTACCATCAGCTTAGCCTGATTAAAAATGGGTAGACACTTGTCTGACAAGGACATTCAAGATTACAATACACAGATAGCCTGCATTGTGATCTTGGTGGGGAAGGAGatttctcccccctctcccttccttcagTTTACCCTTCAAGGTGATTCCTCCCTTCTCTGGCAATATGAGTTTATCATCCTTCCAaaccttttctgtttatttcctcCCAAACAATCCCAACTTCCCTTGTAGTAATGTAACTCCTAACCACCCTGTATGTTCACTCTTGACATGTGAACCAAGAAGAGCATCAGGGCTCACATTTTCTTCTATGGGAAGACAGTAGGGCCTGAGTTAAAGACGAGTAGCAGAGCAGGTGGGTAAAACTGTTGTCACTGTAAAAGACCACAAAAAAAGACCCACTGATCCCAGATTTTCCAGAGTGGCAGCAGGGGAGAGAGCTAAACATGCAGCAAGTAGAGCTGGGATGCTTGTGCAGAAGCCCTGCTTAGGAAGTCCTCTTATCTTCTGCTATAGGCAAAGTGAGCTGACTCCTGCCTTAAAGAGCAACCTATATTACACTTATTCCTTGTCTAATGGGGTTCAGACTCCAAAATTAGTAGATTTCCAGCATTAAGGAAAGACTTAACTCATCCATTTGCATATCTCATTATACTCTGTTCTTCACCCTCCTGATTTCCCAATACAGGGGCTGCTTTGCTCCCGTCCTGGTGGAAAGTAGATTACTGTGCTGCAGTGTGAATGGGCTCAAGGTTCCAGCTTCCCTTCTTGCCAGGGAAATGCTCATATCCATGACCTGAAACCTGAGACAGATCCCAAAACTAACTGAAGGGCTTTGTGTgtaaaaatgggaagaaaataacagaGATGGATCCATCCTCAGGACAGGGAGACTTTACCATCTGAGGTCCATCTAGTAAGTCAGCTAGAACTTAGTCTATGACTTGTATTATCACTTGAACTCTGACTACCAACAGTACAATATTAGTGTCATTAAGAAAGAGCCTTACTTAGAAAGCTGGAAGCCATACATACTTTGGCAAAGGGCCTCCTTTCATGAGCTTTTCATTACCTCCTTTGGCACATGAAAGAAAGTTCCTTTTCCCACCAAACTGTGATCCCAGGCAGCACTACATTCTTTCCATTCTCCCTAGCAGTTTTTCATCTTGTTCAGTTTTTATGCAAGATGCACATTTATCATGTCTTTTTGTTTATACTGACCCCAAGTACTTCCGTTCTATTTGCTTCCTCCTATACTCTGATCTTAGGGTTTTTATGCAAAGATTTATACCACCCCCAAGCCTTATATCTCAGAAAATTTGCTACCACTTGGCAAATACTTGGAAACACTACTGGCTTTATACATTCGTTCTTCCTTGGAACTTTCTTTCCACTGAAGAATTCAACAAATACCTCTGAGACGCTAAGGGCATTTTTAACATTACAAAGTGCTAAAGATTGTGTAAGATAGGAAAGACTGCAATAAAAACCATCTTCTCCCTTCATTATGCTCATGTAGGATGTAGTCCACCAAGGCAGTAGCCATCTAAAGAAAAATCCCTATTTTCACTTTGCATGCAAAATGTATCACAGGAAAATTGTAACTCAGACTGTTTGTGTGCAATAGAAgtcatgcaatttttttcaggaaaaaaagaagtgaatatagttgaatttaaagaaaagcattattgAAATACATTATGCACACTCTATGTGCACTTGGAATcttgtgtgtatatacacatatgtacacCCATACAAGTGGCGTGGAAGGGGGATTATGAAGAGATGGGACATGAGAAAGTAGAATTAAGAAATTCTACTTAATTAAGTAGAATTAATTAAGTCTACTTGACTTAATGCCAAGTCACCCTTATTACATGTAATATGCAAGAATTAAGGCTGACCTAACTGTGTGAACAGCCATTGGCAGTGAGGCAAAAAACAACTTTACTCTATATGGATATATATTGTAATAAGTATAAGGACCAGAGAAGAAATACACATGTACCTCACTTGTGCAGTCAGGCTCTCAGTGCCTCTCAGAACTTCAATTATATTTCCTTGCAGGGCTAAGAATATTGTCAGATTAGAGCAAAAGTCCTTGTCATCTTCAGAGGGGGAGCTGGTAACATTTGAGCCTAATGTGAGCCTAAATTTTTTGCATTTCCCAGGTCTTCTGTTTCCACTCCCACCTCAGACTGTTTGCTCTAGAACTCTGAAAATAAGTACTGCAGAACGCactgcaaagaaatgaaaccaACGGTTTCATTTCCCTAATGCATCACCTTATGACAGAAACAAGATGCATCTGGGGTAGCAGAACAGGCAAAAATGTCACATGCTACCTGAACACAAATGTCTTTATGTAACGTTGGTTAAAAAGTGAATAGGCGATATGTTACGTTTTCACTCATTTCTCAGaatcaacattaaaaataagcgGAGGAATAAGTGTATAACTATTCCAGGTTCCTGCCAGTGTAAGTTAGTGATAACGTCACAGTAAAGCCATCTGGGCCACCGATGGAGGGGGGAGGGTAGGGGAACAGTCTTTGCActgcaaaaggaggaaaagggaggagaaaagaggagattAGTTTCTAGTCAGAGCAAGACTTCTGTGGTTGTACCTTAATCACGGTTAAAACCTAAAACAAGACAGAAGCAACATATTTCAAGGAATGCCAAGCCCccaacttttttatttttctcctcatgtAAGCAGATTACATATCATTAACTGTGATCCCACGGAAAACCAGTTTCCACTTTTTTATGCCTCTGTGGGTCTCAGTTCATCCCTCTCCCCATATCCTTTTACCAGGGTTATTGCAGTCCATGGAAAATCTCACACTGCTCGCGACAGTAGGGAGGATCTAGGTACTCCAAAGCAAGTGTTTGGacacatttaattttcatgaatacttccttctgaaattaattttctcatgTCTCCTCCTTCATagtttaaaagagatttttcaccTGAGGAAAGTCTTGTCTTTTCTTGTTCTCAGCTTCCAAATAAAGTCTATATCCACAGTAAGACAGGATTTAGCCAGCATTTATTATTAGTGCAGTATTTTGCACTAGTAACTGTAACACGTGAAATGCCTTACAGAGAACTGAAAACCTTTTTGCTCTggtaaaagagcaaaaaagtaGCACGGGTGGTATGGCATGGGCCAGAGAGACCACCTTACCTCTCACAGCTTGTGCAAATATATTCTAGTTCTGGCACCCTTTTGCAAGTGGTGTTTTGAAATAGTCAAGCAAACTGACAAATAACTGGGGCATGTTCATATCTGCACAGAGAGTATCCATAAGGATCAAGAGTACATAATTAGATTAACAGGTAAATGAAAAAGATTACTCATAATTAAAGCAAAGACTATTTCCTCATCTATCACACACATTATTTTGTATAACAGAATGAAAAGtgttcaaataatttttaagatacACTTTCTCTTTACTGGACCACAAAAAACATCCTTATGACATCTTTCCCAGAGGTTGTCTccttgcaatttaaaaaaacaaaacaaaacaaacaaacaaacaaaaaaggtggAGTTAAGAACAATTATGTAGTGGTAGAACTCCTAGAGCCTGGCTCAATTAGCATTTATTAGCATTTGCTGTATGTAGATGCATGCATGTCCTTGCTTAAGCCCTGTCTTTCAGTGCTAACATGTTTGAACAGCTTTTGACACTGAGCTGCCTGCTCAGAGACCGGAGAGAGTTAGCGACTGCTGGGGCCTGATTGTGCCTTTGTAGGACTGTGATGGAAACCAGTTTCAGAGCTGGTGGTACTCATGACTAAACCAAGAGTTAAGGAGCTGGAGTACTTAAGTGCATGTGTCTTCCTGTGGGAACTCATTGCACTGGAATGTGTCTTATCAGAAGTACACCGTAGATTCCTACATCTAGGGTAGTCAGTTTAAGATCCTTTTATAGTACCTGGAGAGAGATAAGCATATCTAGGACACAATTTGTTTCATTCTGATAAAGGTGTCTAAAACAGGCCAGATGAATCATGCCTCCAAAatgccttcctttctccaccAGCTTTAAGGGGAGATAAGGCAATGACCCTTATTGTGGACACCTACGCTCATTGTATTTCGAAGTCAGAGGTAATTTCATCCTGCTTGGCATGTAGAAATGTGTAATAATTTAATGATCTGAGACTTCTAACTGAAAAAAGGATCTACAGCTGCAATCACTGATTAGACTGGAAAAGAAGGGTTTATGCTCTTAATGTGTGTTTCAGATCAACACAGTTCAGAGTCAGGCGACAAGCCATACACAGTGACAGTTGTTCCaaaacatatggaaaaaaagaggaaaaacactttGGCTTCTAAATAAAGCGAAGGGAAGAGCCATAAGTATTTAAAAGTAAGCCATTACACCAAGCATTACTACAACAAACCGCTTCTTGTTCCTTTCTTCACAACTCACTAGCCATTGACTCTGTTGTACGCAGCATGAATATgcaatgtttaaaatactttgatgtGATTAACAGCACAAGGAGACTAGCTGATCACTCCACTCATTCAATCAAGTCATCTAGGAAAGAAACGCTCATGTTAATGTCTGAAGCAGAAAACCTCTGCAGCTAGTAATGGATTTGAAAGTATAATCACTGCTCAGTGATTTTGAAATGAACTAATggtttcttgctgtttttatgTTGATTGACTCCCAGCAGTAACAACCTGACTTGATTCTTTACggttcctctcctctcttctctagGATGCTGTCGGAAGGTTACCTTTACAGGATCACCTACCTTTGCAAAGATCACTTCAACTCTGAGCTCTACAGAGAGAgtgcagcagaggaagcagcatGTGAAATGAGGCCCATGCGAGGCTTCAGGTATTCTTCCACAGATGAAGCACAAGGAAAAAGTCTCTTTCAGAGATGCAGATCTGCTGGCAAATGCATTTCCTCAGTCCATTCTAAAGGCAGCAGACATATCGGTAAGCAGAAAGATAATCTCCCGCAGCCTGCCAAGCACCCACCCTCTGAGGGGCAGACGCCTCCAGCTGTGGACATCTGTGAAGGGCTGACGAGAAAAGATGCCTACCTGGTTCCATCTTCCTGTAAAAGCATTTGCAAGAACTACAACGATTTGCACATCGCTGGGGACTACGTGATGCCCATTAGCTCAGTAGCAACAGATTTTACTTGTGACAGTGGGATAGGTCCCTTCTTGGAGTCCTCAGAGATCCCACCACCAATGGAGTCGGTGAAAGTTCCCCCCACCGACACCAGTCGCAAACCAGCTCAAGGCTACTCATCATGCTGGCGAGCGGCAAGTTTAGTGCCGCACCACCAGCCCCTCTCCGACTCGGCCCTGAACGACTACCTAGAACAGAAGCTAGTGGAACTGTATAAACAGTATATCATGGACAGCACAGTAAACAGGGCATCTCCCACTCAGATCCTGGCCTCTGAGCTTATCATGACTAACGTAGACCAAATCAGCATGCAGATATCACGAGAGAGAAATATGGAGACCACCAAGGCCAAAGACATTGTCATTAGCCGCTTCTTACAAATAGCCAGTGAAAAAATATCCTCAGAAATTAGCACACCTAGTCTGCATATTTCCCAATATAGTAACACTAATGCGTAATGTTAGCGTGTCAGCAGTTAGAAAGCTTTTATGTTCTGCAAAGtcaaattttagatttttattttaagtcatCTTGCTACtttgtaaaaatgtgttttctggcTACCACTTAATTTAAGCCTTCCAGTAAATATCATCACTTATTAAATATCTGTACTGTGCAGCCCATACACCATAGACCAgatttacagtttaaaaagaaagtttttccCAAAGGCTTTTCTTCAGTCAGcttcaaacattaaaaagttttgacagaaaaaaagactgaaagtaCATGATGCTCTTCCAGGTATTCAGGtattctctttcttccccaaatGCTATACGTCTCATTTtaactttcttcctctctttggAATCTGCCGTGCAACCTGTGGGTCAGTGTGAACCAAAGACTTCTGTGTTTGCCTATGTAAACCTTGTCACGGTGATTACAGAGccaaagaaatagaaaaagtcTATTTTCCCACCCCAAAACCCAACTCTACTTATGGCAAACCTGACAGATGTTTTTTATAATCTActcttaaagaaaacagatgaaaaacagtttatacCTTCTTCTGTACTAACCAGTTATTCCATTGCTGTCTTTCTGTTCAAAAACTACCATTCCTTTTTGTGATCCAAGCaaaatttctttgtttcccAACAGACTCCATCAGGTAAAATCCATCAGCAGCAGTGTGCACGTGCATCTGCACATTTTGCACTGAGCAAAGTTTTAACTAAGGATGTTGGTGGCCTGTAATTACATATAGGCACCGCATTCGCCAGCTATTTCCATACCTGCAGCTTTGGAACCCAAGCCAAAAGCAAGCCAAACTGAAAGAAGAACACAGGATTCTAATCTTTGggttaaaaacagaatattcaaTAACTAACCAGTACAATAGCCTCTTGTAGGGCTTCTAATAGATATAGTCATGTAGAGATAGTGacaacagagaggaaggaaaaagaattcaCTTTTGTCAAGGCAATTCCAAACTGAAAACCCAAAGCCCTCTTAAATCGCTGTGAGCCTCTGCTCTGAACACTGAAGGAAATCTGAAATGGACCGCTCAAGAGCATCATTAACATGCTCATCATTAACAACACACTCCTGTTCAAGCCTGTTACCgctttctatttttactgtCTGCAGCTAACACCTTCTCTTGTTATGAGCACTGGTATATCATAGatcaaaatcatttaaatctTATGCATTGTAGTAAGAAGGTCcttttcttgtaaaattttGCTAAATCTAAAAAAGCCTCCAACAaatcaaacaacaacaacaacaaaaaacccaaatctcCCTGCCTTGTGAGTTAAGATGACCTCTGAgtccataaaataaataacaatataCTGTCATGCTAATCCAATATCAATTGAGTTTTTAAGTATCAGTTTAATGCAAAtagcaatttaaaatacatacttaCCAGATGTTTTCACTTTGGTGATTTGAAGTTATTTTGGCCTTTGTAGTCtttatacttctttttaaaaaaatgtatgtgtaaggcattatatatatgtataatatatatattatatatataatatatatgtaattaaaaaaacaagtgtattaatataattaacatatcagtttattttattgctgctcTCTTTCCAGAAATTAACACAAAAAACCCTTGATGTGTGAATTCAGACACTGTATATCTGTTGCCACAGCAACCTACTCTAAAACTATTATTCAGCATTTCATGAAAGAATTTCTGGCTTATAACATTTCTAGACTTTGATGGGATgcaatttacaaataaaatttggCTGTTTTCTATAAGAGAAACAGTGTTAATAGTAATGTATAGACAGTTATGCAAACCATATCCATTTCCAACAGATATCACTAAAAGCCTTTTATAATCTTCTGAAATTatgccagaagaaaagaatagacTGGAGTCTTTAAAAGAGGCTTGcaaagcaaaagtaaataaacattgtattttttttctcctacaaaTACGtgttcagttttttaaaaagggattttttgGTTTATTCTCTGCTGACTTTCATATGACTAACTTTTAGTAACACAAAGTTAGAAGTgattaagagaaataaatatccTTGCTGAAAGACCTTGCATCTTTATTAGATAATATGATACCTTCCTGCAAAAACTCAGCTGTACCCATTGCACCATGCAGCTTGTGAacaaaacagtgattttatCATCTGATGCTCCAAAATGCTCCAGCACATACTCAGGTCTTGACCTTCCTATTAGCTAGCAGGACTGCAAGTAATAATTACAGGAAACGTCAGTTTGCCATGGCCTTAATTTTGAGAACAGTTTTAGGAAGCAGCAATAGCACCCAGAGAATAAGGATTAAGAGGTTTACTCAGACTAAGGTGAAAATACTGTCTCATCTACTGTGTGCACCCACAGCTGAAACCTCAGAGCGCCGCGTCAAGAACTTGGGGCTTAGCATGCAGAGGAAAATGCTGCTATAATAGTGCAGTAGGGAGCCATAGAGGGGAAAGGCAGGtcttaaatttaagaaaacacagctagcATCTCTAGAGGGTATGTTTGATACTTACAGTAGCTTAATCAATCAACTAGAGCTCATTCCATTTTTATACAGTTGTCTTTCAAGCAAAACATCTAACATAACAATACGTACTTTCAAGTAAATATCTCATTTTGTATTAGCAGATTGATGCTAATCTTATTATTAGCAATCTTATTCATGGAAGGGCCATAATCGCTGCAGAAGTTGGTTTATCCTGGAGAGAAAGAGCgagggggagaaagg encodes:
- the TASL gene encoding TLR adapter interacting with SLC15A4 on the lysosome is translated as MLSEGYLYRITYLCKDHFNSELYRESAAEEAACEMRPMRGFRYSSTDEAQGKSLFQRCRSAGKCISSVHSKGSRHIGKQKDNLPQPAKHPPSEGQTPPAVDICEGLTRKDAYLVPSSCKSICKNYNDLHIAGDYVMPISSVATDFTCDSGIGPFLESSEIPPPMESVKVPPTDTSRKPAQGYSSCWRAASLVPHHQPLSDSALNDYLEQKLVELYKQYIMDSTVNRASPTQILASELIMTNVDQISMQISRERNMETTKAKDIVISRFLQIASEKISSEISTPSLHISQYSNTNA